The Clostridium sp. DL-VIII DNA window AACGGTTTCCACGGATTTCTTGTGATTATCATTGTTATTAATGTGTCTTTGAGCTTTCCAATCAATACATTTGTATTCACTTTATACTCAAATTTTAAATTTTTATTTTTGCAATCTTCTTTTATAACTTGATTGGCATCTTTCTTAGCTAATGCAACCATGTTTGCTAAATACATTGTTGCATAAAAATCTTGCTCTATAGCTATAACCGTTTGACCTGTAAAGTTTTCAACTTGCAATTTGTTTTTTATTTCATTATATTTGACTTCTATTCCCCAACGCTTAAAATAGAGTTCTTTAAAATCTGTTAATGAAAGATCTTCATCAAATAAATTAGTTACCAGAGTTTCTGTTATTCCAGACTCCAACTCAAGTTTTATAACTCTCATTCTTAAAATTTTATCTATATGCTTTACTTCTATTATTTGATCTGCCTTCGGTGCGTTAACAACTACTCTTAAAAATCCACTACTTACTCTAATTAAATATTTTAATTTCCTAGATTCAATAAATGTTATAAAATCTTTCGAAGGGTACCCTGTCGAATAGTATTAAGTCATTATATGATCCTAAATTAACCATTTGATCTATTAGGTTTTCTGCGATTTCTCTTTCTCCGCATCTATAATGTGTCAATTTAGAAGATATTATCATATCATTTTCTACATCATATAATGCTGATGCTCTCGCACGTGCAACTTTTTTATTTTGATTTTCTATATATCCAAATTCATTTCGTAATTCCTCAGTATTATTTACTTCTAAAACTGTACCATCAATAGCAAGTAACCTATATTCACTATATTTCTCAAAAGGAGTATCTTTATAATACCACTTGTTTACTTGATTAAGCATATGTATAAATGCCTTAGGTGAAACCTTTTGGCGGGCCTGTGAAAAGGCTTGCTTTGTAATATTGGGAT harbors:
- a CDS encoding transposase, with amino-acid sequence MTFIESRKLKYLIRVSSGFLRVVVNAPKADQIIEVKHIDKILRMRVIKLELESGITETLVTNLFDEDLSLTDFKELYFKRWGIEVKYNEIKNKLQVENFTGQTVIAIEQDFYATMYLANMVALAKKDANQVIKEDCKNKNLKFEYKVNTNVLIGKLKDTLITMIITRNPWKPFQNT